Below is a genomic region from Leucobacter exalbidus.
CCGCAGACCACGGCCTCGAGGCTGGCGAACCTGAGGCCCGGGTCGCCGAGGTTGCCGCAGCCCGCCGCGGCCAGTCACTGTATGTGTCAGCGGGCGCCCCCATCAACCTCACCGGGCACGGCGAAGTGTTTCTCGCCACCGTCGGTGGAATTGATCTGCAGCCACCGCGGGTAAGCTGAACCTCGTGTCGTTCGTGAAGCAGCGTGATCCCGCGCGCCCATCAGGTAAGCCAGCTCAGACCGGTCGCCTCGGCGGGCTCGGCCGCGTACTCATCGTGTTCTACATCGTGCTCGCCCTTGCCGCCAGCTTCAGGTCGATCTACCAGATCATCTCGAAGTTCGACGAGGCGCCCCTCGCGTACTCGCTGTCGGCGCTCGCCGCAGTCGTGTACGTGCTTGCGACGGTGGCGCTGATTCGTCGTCGCGGGGTGTGGCGGCCGATCGCCTGGATCGCGCTGACGTTTGAACTGTGCGGTGTGCTCGTGGTTGGCGTGCTGAGCCTCGTGGCACCGCAGCTGTTTGGGCATCCGTCGGTGTGGTCCAACTTCGGCCAGGGATACATTTTCATTCCGCTCGTGCTGCCCATCCTCGGGCTGCTGTGGCTGCGCGGTGACGCGCGTGCTACTCGTGCTGCTGCCGGTGTTGCTGCTGCTCAGCACTCCACGCCCACGCAGGGAGACGCCGATGCTGGTCTTTGAATCGCTGGATGCGCTTGACCCCGCGGTCTTTGCGACAGGCAGCTGTGTCGCCGTCGGTAAGTTTGATGGCCTGCACCGGGGGCACCAAGCGATTTTGCAGCAGCTCGAGCGCGCGGCCACGTGTGACGCCGAGCAGGGGGAACGCAGCCGCACCGTCGTGCTGACGTTCGCCAATAACCCGCTGAGCTATCTCAACCCGGCGCACTGCCCGCACCCACTCATGAGCAAAGCGCAGCGGCTCGCCGCTTTTGCTGACGCCGGGGTGGATGTCTGCGTGATGCTCGAGTTTGATGAGAAGCTTGCGAGCATTCCGGCCCACGATTTTGTGGCTGACGTGCTGGTGGAGAAATTGCGTGCACGGCACATCGTCATGGGCGCTGATTTTCGTTTCGGTCACCGCGGTGCCGGTGACGGCGCGTTACTTGAACAGCTCGGTGCCGAGCTCGGGTTTCGTGCTGAGCTGGTCGAGTGGGTCGAAGACAACGAGGGAGAACAAATGTCATCTTCGCGTGTACGAGAGGCCCTCGCGGTCGGAGATGTTGAAGCAGCGCAGCGCATGCTGGGCCGGGCCGCCGTGGTGCGCGGCGAGGTCGTGCACGGTGATGCGCGCGGGCGTGAGCTCGGGTTTCCGACGGCCAACCTCGGCGGCAACCTCGAAGGATTTGTGCCCGCCGACGGCGTGTACTCGGGCTGGGTCGTCATTGACGGGGTGCGCCGTGAAGCCGCGATCTCGGTGGGGAATAACCCCACCTTCACCCCCAACGAGCAGTCACGCGTTGAAGCCTTCATTCTTGACTTCGAGGGCGACCTCTACGGTCAGGCCATGGAGGTGCATTTCGCGCACCGGTTGCGCGGCATGGTGAAGTTTGAATCGCTCGTCGCGTTGATCGATCAGATGCACGACGATGTGGCACGTGCACGCGTGCTGCTCGCTGGTGACTAAAGACCTGAAGTCTGCTGCGCTCGGGGCACACCGCTGAATTCTGTGCGCAGCTGCGCAGCGGTCATTCACAAAACCTGGGCCAGGGGTGTCTGACTGTGAAGCCCCCGGTGTTAGACTGGACACACGGTTGCCGGTGACGAGTGCGTCACGAGCCCCGCGTGCCATGAGATCTTGCACGCGATGTCTGGCCAGATGCTCGCCCAGCCGCCCGCGCCTCGGTCGCATGCCGAGACCGCATCACGCCGATCAGGAGTTCCATTGGCAAGCAATTCTTCCACGCGCAAGGCCGGCCCACGGGGCGGATCAAAGTCGCGTAGCAACGGACGCCGCAAGCAGACCCACAACGAGGGCATCATTCCGCTCTTGGCCCGAGCCGTGCGCGAAGTTGAAGCTTCGGTACAGCGCGGCAAGGCGACCCCTGCGAACCGCACCAAGTTTCACGTCATCGCCCTGTTGATGCGCGAAGAGCGCGCCAGGGTAAAAACCGAAGAGGGCGTGAGCGACGCCGAACGCACTGAGACGCTGAAGCGCCTCGACGGCGTAGCCGCCATCCTCGCCAAGACCGCTGCGCGTGACACGAGCCTCATTACGCTGCTCGAGCCCACCGCCCCGATCACCGAGGCGACGCGTCTGCTCAAGCGCAAGATGATCGGCCAGGCCGGCATCGAACTGCCCGAACTCGAGCCCGCGACGGTCTCAGCTGTGACGGCGACGCGACAGGTGGTTGTGCCGCCCGAGCTGGCAGAGCGTCAGGTGGAGCCCGCGGGCATCGTCGCCCGCAAGCTGGCCAGCCCCTTCCTGCAGCCCAACCTGGCACCGCCCACGCAGCCGACCCCCGTGGTACGACTCGCGAACTGGGAGCTGCTGTCGCCGCTGCTGAAGTCCTTTGAACAGGGCGGCGGCGGTTCGGCATGCATGCCGCTGCCCGAGCCGCCCGTGCCCGATCGCTTGGCCCCGGTAGGCCGCGAACTGATGCCCCACCAGGCGAAGTTCTTGGCGAGTGTGCGCGACGGCCACCGCAGCTTCTTGCTGGCTGATGAGCCTGGCCTGGGCAAAACAGCGCAGTCGGTCATCGCCGCTTCGGTGGCAGAGGCGTACCCGCTGCTCGTGGTCGTGCCCAATGTCGTCAAGATGAACTGGGCGCGCGAGGTTGAGCGCTGGACGCCGGGTCGCCGAGTGACCGTCGTGCACGGTGATGGCGCCGAGATCGATGCGTTTGCCGATGTGTTCGTGATCAACTACGAAATTCTTGACCGCCACCTGAGCTGGATCTCAGACTTCGGTTTCAAGGGCATGGTCGTTGACGAAGCCCACATGATCAAGAACACGAGCTCGCAGCGGTCACGCAACGTGCTCGCGATCGCTGATCGTATTCGTGAGCGCACCCCGGGCACCTCGCCGCTGATGGTCGCACTGACGGGCACCCCGCTGATCAACGACATTGATGATTTCCGCGCCATTTGGCGGTTCTTGGGCTGGACCGACGGCGATAAGCCCGGCGCCGAGCTTATGGCCAAGCTGGAGCACAACGGCTGGACCCCGGCCAACACGTCGTTCTACCCCGAAGCGCGTCAGAGCGTCATCGACATGGGCATCGTGCGCCGTCGCAAGCTCGATGTTGCGAAGGACCTGCCCGCCAAGCGCGTGGTTGATCTGCCCGTTGAGCTCGACGACGACATGGGCCGAGGCATCATCGAGGCTG
It encodes:
- a CDS encoding DEAD/DEAH box helicase encodes the protein MASNSSTRKAGPRGGSKSRSNGRRKQTHNEGIIPLLARAVREVEASVQRGKATPANRTKFHVIALLMREERARVKTEEGVSDAERTETLKRLDGVAAILAKTAARDTSLITLLEPTAPITEATRLLKRKMIGQAGIELPELEPATVSAVTATRQVVVPPELAERQVEPAGIVARKLASPFLQPNLAPPTQPTPVVRLANWELLSPLLKSFEQGGGGSACMPLPEPPVPDRLAPVGRELMPHQAKFLASVRDGHRSFLLADEPGLGKTAQSVIAASVAEAYPLLVVVPNVVKMNWAREVERWTPGRRVTVVHGDGAEIDAFADVFVINYEILDRHLSWISDFGFKGMVVDEAHMIKNTSSQRSRNVLAIADRIRERTPGTSPLMVALTGTPLINDIDDFRAIWRFLGWTDGDKPGAELMAKLEHNGWTPANTSFYPEARQSVIDMGIVRRRKLDVAKDLPAKRVVDLPVELDDDMGRGIIEAERKLADKLVSRFTTVKNGKLGLKLSDDAIIRMVCLQELEESNASADGLNVFTMVRQIGQAKAGLAADYAAQLVRSVGKVVFFAKHVDVMDKVETQLAEAGLRTVSIRGDQTAVFRQEQIDLFNTDPEVSVAVCSLTAAGVGVNLQAASNVVLAELSWTDAEQTQAIDRVHRIGQEEPVTAWRIVAAQTIDARIAELIDGKAGLAARALDGGPAREEDADPVQLLALMQVLRRALAAA
- a CDS encoding bifunctional riboflavin kinase/FAD synthetase, which translates into the protein MLVFESLDALDPAVFATGSCVAVGKFDGLHRGHQAILQQLERAATCDAEQGERSRTVVLTFANNPLSYLNPAHCPHPLMSKAQRLAAFADAGVDVCVMLEFDEKLASIPAHDFVADVLVEKLRARHIVMGADFRFGHRGAGDGALLEQLGAELGFRAELVEWVEDNEGEQMSSSRVREALAVGDVEAAQRMLGRAAVVRGEVVHGDARGRELGFPTANLGGNLEGFVPADGVYSGWVVIDGVRREAAISVGNNPTFTPNEQSRVEAFILDFEGDLYGQAMEVHFAHRLRGMVKFESLVALIDQMHDDVARARVLLAGD